In Lautropia mirabilis, one DNA window encodes the following:
- a CDS encoding D-amino acid dehydrogenase — protein sequence MSGAGRSGRLTLCSKFPIQEPRRDDVRVIVMGAGVVGVTTAWYLHQAGHEVTVLERNGGAACETSFGNGGQISVSHAEPWANPSAPLKLLKWLGREDAPLLFRLRADPAQWRWGLQFLRECSAERTRHNMIQLINLGTYSRASLQALREETGIQYDHLTKGIMHFYTSQKDFDEALEPARIMQEMGVVREIITPDRVVEIEPALASARNQLAGATFTPADESGDVNLFTTRLAALAAEKGVKFRFGVRIQKLLVAGGEMQGVELADEHGQYEVAKADAYVLALGSFSAGLARDIGIRLDIYPAKGYSATLPVLDPARAPQVSLTDDEYKLVYSRFGNRLRVAGTAELNGYGMALNPVRCEALVKRTLALFPGVSDPKQAKFWTGLRPTTPGNVPYIGRSRVGGLFLNTGHGTLGWTHGCGSGRALAELMSGRRPDVDFQFSG from the coding sequence ATGTCAGGTGCTGGCCGATCTGGTAGGCTGACGCTCTGCAGCAAATTCCCCATTCAAGAACCAAGGAGAGACGACGTGCGGGTGATCGTGATGGGCGCCGGAGTGGTGGGCGTGACCACGGCCTGGTATCTGCACCAGGCAGGCCATGAGGTGACGGTACTGGAACGCAACGGGGGGGCTGCCTGCGAGACGAGTTTCGGCAATGGTGGGCAGATCTCGGTCAGCCACGCCGAACCCTGGGCCAACCCGTCGGCCCCCCTGAAGCTGCTGAAATGGCTGGGGCGGGAAGATGCACCGCTGCTCTTCCGGTTGCGGGCCGACCCGGCGCAGTGGCGCTGGGGCCTGCAGTTCCTGCGCGAGTGCTCGGCGGAGCGCACCCGCCACAACATGATCCAGCTCATCAACCTGGGCACCTACAGCCGTGCCAGCCTGCAGGCGCTGCGTGAGGAGACGGGCATCCAGTATGACCACCTCACGAAGGGGATCATGCACTTCTACACCAGCCAGAAGGATTTCGATGAGGCGCTGGAGCCCGCACGGATCATGCAGGAAATGGGGGTGGTGCGCGAGATCATCACGCCCGACCGCGTGGTCGAGATCGAGCCGGCCCTGGCCTCGGCACGCAACCAGCTGGCAGGCGCCACCTTCACGCCGGCCGACGAATCCGGTGACGTCAACCTGTTCACCACCCGCCTGGCGGCCCTGGCGGCCGAGAAGGGCGTGAAGTTCCGCTTCGGCGTGCGCATCCAGAAGCTGCTGGTGGCCGGTGGCGAGATGCAGGGCGTGGAGCTGGCCGACGAGCACGGCCAGTACGAAGTGGCCAAGGCCGATGCCTATGTGCTGGCGCTGGGCAGCTTCAGCGCAGGGCTGGCGCGTGACATCGGCATCCGGCTGGACATCTATCCGGCCAAGGGCTATTCGGCCACGCTGCCGGTGCTGGACCCGGCCAGGGCGCCGCAGGTCAGCCTGACCGATGACGAGTACAAGCTCGTGTATTCGCGCTTTGGCAACCGGCTACGGGTGGCCGGCACAGCCGAGCTGAACGGCTACGGCATGGCGCTGAACCCGGTGCGCTGCGAGGCGCTCGTCAAGCGCACGCTGGCGCTGTTCCCGGGCGTGAGCGATCCGAAACAGGCGAAGTTCTGGACCGGTCTGCGGCCGACCACACCGGGCAACGTGCCCTATATCGGTCGCAGCCGGGTGGGTGGACTGTTCCTGAACACCGGCCACGGCACGCTGGGCTGGACCCATGGTTGTGGCTCGGGTCGGGCATTGGCCGAGCTGATGTCCGGACGTCGGCCGGACGTGGACTTCCAGTTCTCGGGCTGA
- a CDS encoding NnrS family protein gives MLLSIEEPAPTSARPQWAAFLELGFRPLYSLGCFWAIMGVLLWVYFPSMLQGTLGGVFWHAHEMLWGFIITIAVGFLFTAGATWTGITPIKGRALAVCCLFWILARIAYLVPADAAFWVGVVAESLFFGWGAVAMSHSIYRARSQRNYGIPPMLLLMGVANLMFLLAVEEGDYERIMDFFRTGMLAMAVIALLVARRVTPFFASRAVAGLDIPKHLESGHWQLAAGMAAIVFSLLQWQVLAALFLATSGFIALWQVISWKPRAVLHKPILWILYAGYAGLGIGLVVAAAQMAGLAERPVWAVHIIGIAGFSLLIIGMVTRTALGHLGRPLQTDRYMVLCYWLVLVSAILRLLALALPVPFNTPTLHTAGAAWIVAFGVYLWRFVPMLIRPRVDKVPGKGPIIRPKMEVKLGPKPPVK, from the coding sequence ATGTTGCTCTCGATCGAAGAACCCGCTCCCACCTCCGCACGCCCGCAATGGGCCGCCTTTCTGGAACTCGGTTTCCGCCCGCTCTACTCCCTCGGCTGCTTCTGGGCCATCATGGGCGTGTTGCTGTGGGTGTACTTCCCAAGCATGCTGCAGGGCACGCTGGGCGGCGTGTTCTGGCACGCCCATGAAATGCTCTGGGGCTTCATCATCACCATCGCGGTGGGCTTCCTGTTCACGGCTGGCGCCACCTGGACGGGCATCACGCCCATCAAGGGGCGTGCGCTGGCCGTCTGCTGCCTGTTCTGGATCCTCGCCCGCATCGCCTATCTGGTGCCGGCCGACGCCGCCTTCTGGGTGGGCGTGGTGGCCGAGAGCCTGTTCTTCGGCTGGGGCGCCGTGGCGATGTCGCACAGCATCTACCGTGCCCGCAGCCAGCGCAACTACGGCATTCCCCCCATGCTGCTGCTGATGGGTGTGGCCAACCTGATGTTCCTGCTGGCCGTGGAGGAAGGCGACTATGAGCGCATCATGGACTTCTTCCGGACCGGCATGCTGGCCATGGCCGTCATTGCCCTGCTGGTGGCACGCCGCGTCACGCCGTTCTTCGCCTCGCGCGCGGTGGCCGGACTCGACATTCCCAAGCATCTCGAAAGCGGCCACTGGCAGCTGGCAGCCGGCATGGCAGCCATCGTCTTTTCCCTGCTGCAATGGCAGGTGCTTGCCGCCCTCTTCCTGGCCACCTCGGGTTTCATCGCACTCTGGCAGGTCATCAGCTGGAAGCCCCGGGCCGTGCTGCACAAGCCCATCCTGTGGATCCTGTACGCCGGCTATGCGGGCCTGGGCATCGGGCTGGTGGTGGCCGCCGCGCAGATGGCAGGCCTTGCCGAGCGTCCTGTCTGGGCCGTGCACATCATCGGCATCGCCGGGTTCTCGCTGCTGATCATCGGCATGGTCACCCGCACCGCGCTGGGCCACCTGGGCCGGCCGCTGCAGACCGACCGCTACATGGTGCTGTGCTACTGGCTGGTGCTGGTGTCGGCCATTCTGCGCCTGCTGGCGCTGGCCCTGCCGGTGCCCTTCAACACCCCGACGCTGCACACGGCGGGCGCTGCCTGGATCGTGGCCTTTGGCGTCTACCTGTGGCGCTTCGTGCCGATGCTGATCCGTCCCCGCGTCGACAAGGTGCCCGGCAAGGGCCCGATCATCCGGCCAAAGATGGAAGTCAAGCTGGGGCCCAAGCCGCCCGTGAAATGA
- a CDS encoding heavy metal-binding domain-containing protein: MGWFSSKSDPKFFLSTVPPEPGRVSEYLGVVSGEAVIGANLFRDMFASVRDVVGGRAGGYERALAGARQAALDEMVAAARDKGANGIVGIDFDYEVLGETNGMMMVAVSGTAVKIA, translated from the coding sequence ATGGGTTGGTTTTCCAGCAAGAGCGATCCCAAGTTCTTCCTCTCCACCGTTCCTCCCGAACCCGGTCGCGTCAGTGAATACCTGGGCGTCGTCAGCGGCGAAGCCGTGATCGGTGCCAACCTGTTCCGCGACATGTTCGCCTCCGTGCGTGACGTGGTGGGCGGCCGGGCCGGTGGCTACGAGCGGGCACTGGCCGGCGCTCGCCAGGCCGCTCTGGACGAGATGGTGGCTGCCGCCCGCGACAAGGGCGCCAACGGCATCGTCGGCATCGACTTCGACTACGAAGTGCTGGGTGAAACCAACGGCATGATGATGGTGGCCGTCAGCGGCACCGCCGTGAAGATCGCCTGA
- the fecA gene encoding TonB-dependent Fe(3+) dicitrate receptor FecA: MRPLRPVMHTMASMALLLAASGGAASALAQEENQASAAETQTLGTISVVGDWLGDADEKNVQEHPGARDVIRREQVEAQGLTNVRQVLNRIPGVNAPENNGTGGHDMALNFGIRGLNPRLATRSTLLMDGIPIPYAPYGQPQLSLGPISMGNMDAVDVVRGGGAVRYGPQNVGGIVNFVTRAIPEDFDIDASMQLGYSPSSTQHKPKKNASFRVGGTMDNGLGGAILYSGVRGADYRQHSDTRIDDVILKGQYALNAVHSVHAIAQYYDGEADMPGGLTVDAFKADPYQSTRPVDRFWGRRTLVGAGYDYTDGSRKASVNTFFTKTLRSGFLNQGTFVSLSPRYYWVRGIEARASQGVNLGATHHEIGIGYRYIDESSHELRYRETTASGLLPTVASRNDRDTRGKTEAHAVYLDDRIDWGLWTITPGVRYERIDQQQINVLTGRPFKGDYSTALPALNVLYRLDEGWNLYANTEGSFGSVQYSQMPNRVRQGLVKPEKARTWEFGTRYDQGVLRAEIGAFLINFNNQYDSSQITDSVIARGKTRHAGIESSFGYRLDELMPALKGTEVYGNYAYVDASIREEGPNKGNQVPFSSKHKGLLGISYTQDAWQAGFEGEFQSSQYADNANTVAESADGSTGRIPGYGTWNLRGSYDFGPSLHHLKIGAGIKNIFGREFYTRSYDDNNKGKYLGQPRTVYVQASIRF, translated from the coding sequence GTGCGTCCACTGCGTCCCGTGATGCACACCATGGCCTCGATGGCCCTGCTGCTGGCTGCCAGCGGCGGCGCGGCCAGCGCACTGGCCCAGGAAGAGAACCAGGCTTCTGCAGCCGAGACCCAGACGCTGGGCACCATCTCGGTGGTGGGGGACTGGCTGGGTGATGCCGACGAGAAGAACGTGCAGGAGCATCCGGGTGCCCGTGACGTGATCCGCCGTGAACAGGTCGAGGCCCAGGGCCTGACCAACGTGCGCCAGGTGCTCAACCGCATTCCTGGCGTCAACGCCCCCGAGAACAACGGTACCGGCGGCCATGACATGGCGCTGAACTTCGGCATTCGCGGTCTGAACCCGCGTCTGGCCACCCGCTCCACGCTGCTGATGGACGGCATTCCCATTCCCTATGCGCCCTATGGCCAGCCGCAGCTGTCGCTGGGCCCGATCTCGATGGGCAACATGGATGCGGTGGACGTGGTGCGCGGTGGTGGTGCCGTGCGCTATGGCCCCCAGAACGTGGGCGGCATCGTCAACTTCGTCACCCGGGCGATCCCCGAGGACTTCGACATCGACGCCAGCATGCAGCTGGGCTACAGCCCGTCCTCGACGCAGCACAAGCCCAAGAAGAACGCCAGCTTCCGTGTGGGCGGCACGATGGACAACGGCCTGGGCGGCGCCATCCTGTATTCGGGCGTGCGTGGTGCCGACTATCGCCAGCACAGCGACACCCGTATTGACGACGTGATCCTGAAGGGTCAGTACGCGCTGAATGCCGTGCACAGCGTTCACGCCATCGCCCAGTACTATGACGGCGAAGCCGACATGCCGGGCGGCCTGACGGTGGATGCCTTCAAGGCCGATCCCTACCAGTCCACCCGTCCGGTGGACCGTTTCTGGGGCCGTCGCACGCTGGTGGGTGCTGGCTACGACTACACCGACGGCAGCCGCAAGGCCAGCGTCAACACCTTCTTCACCAAAACGCTGCGTAGCGGCTTCCTGAACCAGGGCACCTTCGTGTCGCTGTCGCCGCGCTACTACTGGGTGCGCGGCATCGAGGCCCGCGCCTCGCAGGGCGTGAATCTGGGCGCCACCCACCACGAGATCGGCATCGGCTATCGCTACATCGACGAGTCCAGCCACGAGCTGCGCTATCGGGAAACCACGGCCAGCGGCCTGCTGCCCACTGTTGCCAGCCGCAACGACCGTGACACCCGTGGCAAGACCGAGGCCCACGCTGTCTACCTGGATGACCGCATCGACTGGGGCCTCTGGACCATCACCCCGGGCGTGCGCTACGAGCGCATCGACCAGCAGCAGATCAACGTGCTGACGGGTCGTCCGTTCAAGGGTGACTACAGCACTGCACTGCCGGCCCTGAACGTGCTGTACCGGCTGGATGAGGGCTGGAACCTGTACGCCAACACCGAAGGCTCGTTCGGCAGCGTGCAGTACAGCCAGATGCCCAACCGCGTCCGTCAGGGTCTGGTCAAGCCCGAGAAGGCCCGCACCTGGGAATTCGGTACCCGCTATGACCAGGGCGTGCTGCGCGCCGAGATCGGTGCCTTCCTGATCAACTTCAACAACCAGTACGACAGCAGCCAGATCACCGACAGCGTGATCGCTCGCGGCAAGACCCGTCATGCGGGCATCGAGAGCAGCTTCGGCTATCGCCTGGACGAGCTGATGCCGGCCCTGAAGGGCACCGAGGTGTACGGAAACTACGCCTACGTGGATGCCTCCATCCGCGAGGAAGGCCCGAACAAGGGCAACCAGGTGCCGTTCTCGTCAAAACACAAGGGGCTGCTGGGCATCAGTTACACCCAGGACGCCTGGCAGGCCGGCTTCGAGGGCGAATTCCAGTCCTCGCAGTATGCCGACAACGCGAACACCGTGGCTGAAAGCGCCGACGGCAGCACGGGCCGCATCCCCGGCTATGGCACCTGGAACCTGCGTGGCTCCTATGACTTCGGGCCGTCGCTGCACCACTTGAAGATCGGTGCCGGCATCAAGAACATCTTTGGCCGCGAGTTCTATACCCGCTCGTACGACGACAACAACAAGGGCAAGTACCTGGGCCAGCCGCGCACGGTCTACGTGCAGGCCTCCATCCGGTTCTGA
- a CDS encoding methionine ABC transporter permease, producing MLDALWAALPPSIVDVLPELWVALGETLVMMAVGLTAAVLIGGPLGIWLFLLSPGQSMQNRVLFAVVGWLVNMVRSFPFVILLVALVPFTRWLVGTSIGPMAASVPLACAAIPYFARLVEQSLREVPRGVIEAAHAMGASERQIIWRVLLVEARSGIVQSLVVLSISFLSYTAIAGVVGGGGVGDLAIRYGYQRFQNDVMLLTVAILVVMVQLIQVIGNHVARRLDKR from the coding sequence ATGCTGGATGCGCTTTGGGCGGCACTGCCGCCATCGATTGTGGATGTGCTGCCCGAGCTGTGGGTGGCCCTGGGCGAGACCCTGGTGATGATGGCCGTGGGCCTGACGGCTGCCGTGCTGATCGGCGGGCCGCTGGGCATCTGGCTCTTCCTGCTGAGTCCAGGCCAGTCCATGCAGAACCGCGTGCTGTTCGCCGTGGTGGGCTGGCTGGTGAACATGGTGCGTTCGTTCCCGTTCGTCATCCTGCTGGTGGCGCTGGTGCCGTTCACCCGCTGGCTGGTGGGGACCTCCATCGGCCCCATGGCCGCCTCGGTGCCGCTGGCCTGTGCCGCCATCCCGTACTTCGCTCGTCTGGTGGAGCAGAGCCTGCGCGAAGTGCCGCGCGGCGTGATTGAGGCTGCCCATGCCATGGGGGCCAGCGAACGCCAGATCATCTGGCGCGTGCTGCTCGTCGAAGCCCGCTCGGGCATCGTCCAGTCGCTGGTGGTGCTGTCCATCAGCTTCCTGTCGTACACCGCCATTGCCGGCGTGGTGGGTGGCGGTGGCGTGGGTGACCTGGCCATCCGCTATGGCTACCAGCGCTTCCAGAACGATGTGATGCTGCTGACGGTTGCCATTCTGGTGGTGATGGTCCAGCTCATCCAGGTGATCGGCAACCACGTGGCGCGGCGGCTGGACAAGCGCTGA
- a CDS encoding methionine ABC transporter ATP-binding protein, with amino-acid sequence MVSESVSQEPLIRLEKLNKSFSLNGGDRFDAVRDVSLTVARGDALGLIGRSGAGKSTLLRLMNLLERPDSGRVFVSGQELTALDKKGLRDARQKIGMIFQQFNLLQNATVSDNIAFPLRIHGRHDRAAIAARVRECAEVVGLVDKLDHYPAQLSGGQKQRVAIARALAPEPSVLLCDEPTSALDTETTRSVLATLKEINQRLGVTIVIVTHELSVVLALCRQAAVVEQGLLVEKLDLDGSAPLAPISALGRELVQHLHAGQGRGSMAAQGAAGRAQGSLDTTGGAQAPQA; translated from the coding sequence ATGGTGTCGGAGTCCGTTTCGCAGGAACCGCTGATCCGGCTGGAAAAGCTCAACAAGTCCTTTTCCCTGAACGGGGGTGACCGCTTTGATGCGGTGCGCGATGTGTCGCTGACCGTTGCGCGTGGCGATGCGCTGGGGCTCATCGGGCGCAGTGGTGCAGGCAAGTCCACGCTGCTGCGGCTGATGAACCTGCTGGAGCGCCCGGACAGTGGCCGGGTCTTCGTGTCCGGCCAGGAGCTGACGGCGCTGGACAAGAAGGGCCTACGCGATGCCCGCCAGAAGATCGGCATGATCTTCCAGCAGTTCAACCTGCTGCAGAACGCCACGGTGTCCGACAACATCGCCTTCCCGCTGCGCATCCACGGCCGGCATGACCGGGCCGCCATTGCGGCGCGGGTGCGTGAGTGTGCCGAGGTGGTGGGCCTGGTCGACAAGCTGGATCACTACCCGGCCCAGCTGTCTGGCGGCCAGAAGCAGCGGGTGGCCATTGCGCGGGCGCTGGCGCCCGAGCCCAGCGTGCTGTTGTGTGACGAACCCACGTCCGCGCTGGACACCGAGACCACGCGCTCGGTGCTGGCCACGCTGAAGGAAATCAACCAGCGGCTGGGCGTGACCATCGTCATCGTCACGCACGAACTCTCGGTGGTGCTGGCGCTGTGCCGGCAGGCTGCCGTGGTGGAGCAGGGCCTTCTGGTCGAAAAGCTTGACCTCGACGGCAGTGCGCCGCTGGCACCCATCTCGGCCCTGGGCCGCGAGCTGGTGCAGCACCTGCATGCCGGACAGGGACGTGGATCCATGGCGGCCCAGGGTGCTGCCGGCCGCGCGCAGGGGTCCTTGGATACGACAGGCGGGGCGCAGGCCCCGCAGGCATAG
- a CDS encoding sigma 54-interacting transcriptional regulator — MAAGEVWVVDDDHSIRWVLERALVRAGFGVRTFAQVDEVLAALAVSEPAVLVSDIRMPGASGIELLYQVRQRRPALPVIIMTAYSDLDSAVSAFQAGAFEYLPKPFDLMQAVALVQRAAQGRAEAARGAASARPSGRGAGAGAHSDPERGAKAQATQFPQAGARMSDAGLLGQAPAMQAVYRAIGRLARSDATVLLTGQSGTGKERVARALHQHSVRAERPFVAINMAAIPRDLMESELFGHERGAFTGAQTLRRGRFEQAEGGTLFLDEIGDMPAEMQTRLLRVLSEGHFYRVGGNQPVKSRVRVIAATHQDLEARVAQGLFRDDLFHRLNVIRLRLPPLAERVEDIPLLAEHFLAESAASLGVEPKQLGADALRVLCAFDWPGNVRQLENVCQWLTVMTAAHVVTMADLPPEMLPSRGAAAATRPVTEAASVAAPQASGTPPVPTDAADQEEGHRQSADPEGWCEVLVKLARQQLEDPQARDLLTPLQASFERTLIEAALEATGGHRGEAARRLGLGRNTLARKIRDLGID; from the coding sequence ATGGCAGCCGGCGAGGTCTGGGTGGTGGATGACGATCACTCGATCCGCTGGGTGCTGGAGCGTGCGCTGGTTCGGGCCGGCTTCGGGGTACGCACCTTCGCCCAGGTCGATGAGGTGCTGGCAGCGCTGGCAGTGAGCGAACCGGCCGTGTTGGTGTCGGACATCCGCATGCCGGGAGCCAGCGGCATCGAGCTGCTCTATCAGGTGCGCCAGCGACGCCCCGCGCTGCCGGTGATCATCATGACCGCCTATTCGGACCTGGACAGCGCAGTCTCGGCCTTCCAGGCCGGTGCTTTCGAGTACCTGCCCAAGCCCTTTGACCTGATGCAGGCCGTGGCGCTGGTGCAGCGGGCGGCGCAGGGCAGGGCCGAGGCCGCCCGAGGGGCCGCGTCGGCACGACCATCGGGTCGGGGCGCGGGGGCCGGTGCCCATTCGGATCCTGAACGGGGGGCGAAGGCTCAGGCGACTCAGTTCCCCCAGGCCGGAGCCCGCATGTCGGATGCCGGCCTGCTGGGCCAGGCACCGGCCATGCAGGCGGTGTACCGTGCCATCGGCCGTCTGGCCCGATCCGATGCCACCGTGCTGCTGACCGGCCAGTCCGGGACGGGCAAGGAACGGGTGGCGAGGGCGCTGCATCAGCACAGCGTGCGGGCTGAACGGCCGTTCGTGGCGATCAACATGGCGGCCATCCCGCGTGACCTGATGGAATCGGAACTGTTCGGGCACGAACGGGGCGCCTTCACGGGCGCACAGACCCTGCGGCGTGGCCGTTTCGAGCAGGCCGAAGGGGGGACGCTCTTTCTGGACGAGATCGGCGACATGCCGGCCGAGATGCAGACGAGGCTGCTGCGGGTGCTGTCCGAAGGCCACTTCTACCGTGTGGGAGGCAACCAGCCCGTGAAGAGCCGCGTGCGGGTGATTGCCGCCACGCATCAGGACCTGGAGGCGCGTGTGGCCCAGGGGCTCTTTCGGGATGACCTCTTCCATCGTCTGAACGTGATCCGCCTGCGCCTGCCCCCACTGGCCGAGCGCGTGGAGGACATTCCGCTGCTGGCTGAGCATTTTCTGGCCGAAAGCGCAGCCTCGCTGGGGGTGGAGCCCAAGCAGCTGGGGGCAGATGCCCTGCGGGTGCTGTGCGCCTTTGACTGGCCGGGCAACGTGCGGCAGCTGGAAAATGTCTGCCAATGGCTGACGGTGATGACGGCAGCGCATGTGGTGACGATGGCAGACCTGCCGCCCGAGATGTTGCCATCCCGAGGGGCTGCCGCTGCCACGCGCCCGGTGACGGAGGCCGCATCCGTTGCGGCCCCGCAGGCTTCGGGCACACCTCCCGTACCCACGGATGCCGCGGATCAGGAGGAGGGGCATCGGCAGAGTGCCGACCCGGAAGGCTGGTGTGAGGTGCTGGTGAAGCTGGCCCGGCAGCAGCTGGAAGATCCGCAAGCCCGCGATCTGCTGACTCCCTTGCAGGCAAGTTTCGAGCGCACGCTCATCGAAGCGGCGCTGGAGGCCACCGGGGGGCACCGCGGTGAAGCCGCCCGTCGCCTGGGGCTGGGCCGCAACACGCTGGCCCGCAAGATACGCGACCTGGGCATCGACTGA
- the glnL gene encoding nitrogen regulation protein NR(II) — MDDSADEGSDQPRHGSGRRILPDLSGLDLLGSGVLVLDAGSRVVFANLAACQLLAMTPRRMRGCTPGELLPDLQALDAPLDQLRSQSWGQQGVDITLMRPGQAPLTLHCLAVVLEDTDGMLLVELHEIERRRRIDRETRLHESARASRAMLRQLAHEVRNPLGGIRGAAQLLEADAETDAVREYTGVIIQEVDRLQQLVDRLLAPGSGRRAVARINIHEVCEQVRRLVQAEYAEGLVIERDYDASLPELEADRAQLVQALLNLVRNAAQAMQGRGTILLRTRVARQVVIAHVGYRLALALDVIDDGPGVSPTMQERMFLPLVSGREGGSGLGLPVAQGIVEAHGGSIECESRPGWTDFRILLPLL, encoded by the coding sequence ATGGATGACAGTGCGGACGAAGGCTCCGATCAGCCCCGTCACGGCAGCGGCAGGCGCATTCTGCCTGACCTGAGCGGGCTCGACCTGCTGGGGTCGGGCGTGCTGGTGCTGGACGCCGGGAGCCGCGTGGTATTTGCCAATCTGGCGGCCTGCCAGCTGCTGGCGATGACGCCCCGGCGCATGCGCGGCTGCACACCGGGCGAGTTGCTGCCGGACCTGCAGGCACTCGATGCGCCCCTGGATCAGCTGCGCAGCCAGAGCTGGGGGCAGCAGGGCGTGGACATCACCCTGATGCGGCCTGGCCAGGCGCCATTGACCCTGCATTGTCTGGCCGTGGTGCTGGAAGATACGGACGGCATGCTGCTCGTGGAGCTGCACGAGATCGAGCGGCGCCGACGCATCGATCGGGAGACGAGGCTTCACGAGTCGGCGCGCGCCAGTCGTGCCATGCTGCGCCAGCTGGCGCACGAGGTCCGCAATCCGCTGGGGGGTATCCGCGGGGCAGCACAGCTGCTGGAGGCCGATGCCGAGACGGACGCCGTGCGCGAATACACGGGCGTGATCATTCAGGAAGTGGATCGGCTGCAACAGCTGGTGGATCGCCTGCTGGCGCCGGGCAGCGGACGGCGGGCGGTGGCGCGCATCAACATCCACGAAGTGTGCGAACAGGTGCGCCGACTGGTGCAGGCCGAATACGCGGAAGGGCTTGTCATCGAACGCGACTATGACGCCAGCCTGCCGGAACTGGAGGCCGACCGGGCGCAGCTGGTGCAGGCGCTGCTGAATCTGGTGCGCAACGCTGCCCAGGCCATGCAGGGCCGCGGCACCATTCTGCTCAGGACGCGCGTCGCGCGCCAGGTGGTGATCGCCCACGTGGGCTACCGGCTGGCCCTGGCGCTGGACGTGATCGACGACGGGCCGGGCGTTTCGCCTACCATGCAGGAGCGGATGTTCCTGCCGCTGGTGAGTGGACGCGAGGGTGGCAGCGGGCTGGGGCTGCCGGTGGCGCAGGGCATCGTCGAGGCCCATGGAGGAAGCATCGAATGCGAGAGTCGACCGGGATGGACCGATTTCAGGATCCTGCTGCCGCTGCTGTAG
- the glnA gene encoding type I glutamate--ammonia ligase — protein sequence MASAKEVMKKIEDNEVKFVDLRFTDIRGKEQHITVPISHFDEDRFTDGQAFDGSSMGGWRGVQASDMLLIPDPDTAVMDPFREEPTLILTCDVVEPTEGKGYDRDPRSIARRAEAYLQSSGIGDIAYFGPEPEFFIFDSVTWKQDMSGSMVAIDSEEASWSSDRKFNGFNSGHRPGVKGGYLPVPPVDSFQDMRSEMVMLLEQMGVPVEVHHHEVAGAGQCEIGTKFAPLVQRADWLQRMKYVIHNVAHAYGKTATFMPKPLVGDNGSGMHVHMSIWKDGTNLFNGDKYAGLSDFALFYIGGIIKHARALNAITNPSTNSYKRLVPHYEAPVKLAYSARNRSASIRIPFVNSPKARRIEARFPDPVANPYLAFAALMMAGLDGVQNRIHPGDPAEKNLYDLPPEEDAKIPTVCHSLEQALEALDRDREFLTRGGVFDNDMIDAFITLKMEEVTRLRMVPHPIEFDMYYSC from the coding sequence ATGGCAAGCGCCAAGGAAGTGATGAAGAAGATCGAGGACAACGAAGTCAAGTTCGTCGATCTGCGTTTCACCGACATTCGGGGCAAGGAACAGCACATCACGGTACCCATTTCGCATTTCGATGAGGATCGCTTCACCGACGGTCAGGCCTTCGACGGGTCGTCGATGGGCGGCTGGCGCGGCGTCCAGGCCTCCGACATGCTGCTGATCCCCGATCCGGACACGGCCGTGATGGATCCGTTCCGTGAGGAGCCGACGCTGATCCTGACCTGCGACGTGGTCGAACCGACCGAAGGCAAGGGCTATGACCGGGACCCGCGTTCCATCGCCCGCCGGGCCGAGGCCTATCTGCAGTCGTCGGGCATTGGCGACATCGCCTACTTTGGCCCCGAGCCCGAGTTCTTCATCTTCGACAGCGTGACCTGGAAGCAGGACATGTCGGGCAGCATGGTGGCCATCGATTCCGAAGAGGCCTCGTGGTCTTCCGACAGGAAGTTCAATGGCTTCAACAGCGGTCATCGCCCGGGCGTGAAGGGGGGCTATCTGCCGGTGCCGCCGGTGGATTCCTTCCAGGACATGCGCTCGGAAATGGTCATGCTGCTGGAGCAGATGGGCGTGCCCGTGGAAGTTCACCACCACGAGGTGGCAGGTGCCGGCCAGTGCGAGATCGGCACCAAGTTCGCACCGCTGGTGCAGCGTGCCGACTGGCTGCAGCGCATGAAGTACGTGATCCACAACGTGGCGCACGCCTATGGCAAGACGGCCACCTTCATGCCGAAGCCGCTGGTGGGTGACAACGGTTCGGGCATGCACGTGCACATGTCGATCTGGAAGGACGGCACCAACCTGTTCAATGGCGACAAGTACGCGGGGCTGTCGGACTTCGCGCTGTTCTACATCGGCGGCATCATCAAGCACGCCCGCGCGCTGAACGCCATTACCAACCCCAGCACCAACTCGTACAAGCGGCTGGTGCCGCACTACGAGGCGCCGGTCAAGCTGGCCTATTCGGCCCGCAACCGCTCGGCCTCGATCCGCATCCCGTTCGTGAACAGCCCGAAGGCGCGCCGCATCGAGGCCCGCTTCCCGGATCCGGTGGCCAACCCGTACCTGGCATTCGCCGCGCTGATGATGGCGGGCCTGGACGGTGTGCAGAACCGCATCCACCCGGGTGATCCGGCCGAGAAGAACCTCTATGACCTGCCGCCCGAGGAAGACGCGAAGATCCCGACCGTCTGCCATTCGCTGGAACAGGCGCTGGAGGCACTGGATCGCGACCGCGAGTTCCTGACCCGGGGTGGCGTGTTCGACAACGACATGATCGACGCCTTCATCACCCTGAAGATGGAGGAGGTGACGCGCCTGCGGATGGTGCCGCACCCGATCGAGTTCGACATGTACTACAGCTGCTGA